The Virgibacillus dokdonensis genome includes a window with the following:
- a CDS encoding DEAD/DEAH box helicase produces MKTIRDINVESLFPSAIYKRGLKYYKLGRVSDPLFDRNHQEWSAIVEGTEKYAVEIHAKNFANGSIGTYCNCPAFDTYGTCKHIAAVLIKIVNQKNDPADQFSAYNYRLTQNFMAALNSLPPTEQMKAPAPSQVELKVEYICKLDNQDQLQLELKIGEKRCYIIKDAASMLEHIMEKREYSLTKRFSYVPELHCFAQADMDILVQLHAILQNERIYRTDDRFFYKDSKRYIIIPPLQAKTLLEKLVSRSFFVETMKETYSIVTVEKEVMPFDFSLSAHNRDELLLKMEPLHDVFFLPYYDLLFADGVFYIPSEYQAPIMNQLRRFQNHHWRLPVAKNQADEFVSTVIPSLQKVGNVSIAENVAKDIVQYPLEAKLYLEVKEAFIVGKLEYHYGSEQIDPFGKREANEVIIIRDVEKEQQIMQLIEYADFHYNGKELYIPIDDEEAMYDFIYYTIPKLDEYVELFLTSDIRNLIVEQEPTAYANVEVDHASNLLDIGFDIEGVDESEIKQILSAVVEKKRYYRLDSGALVSLENDTFLSVQQFFDDMNIDKAAITDGNMQVPVYRGVQIDELLQTDKNYDRSFRKLLHHLKSPEEQVYPLPDKLQAELRNYQEAGYQWFKSLSEYHLGGILADDMGLGKTLQSIAYIASEPSTQPHLIIAPSSVVYNWKNEFAKFAPGLQVAILTGTPQERKQKFADSKQMDVWITSYATARQDVELYKEIRFQTLILDEAQYIKNYATKTSKAIRSLQAGRRFALSGTPIENSIDELWAIFQVILPGLMPNHKTFKQLPYEKIALMTRPFILRRLKGDVLHELPEKIETVHSSELTKQQKDLYIGYHRQLQQEAAQSMSENGFQKSRMKILAGLTRLRQICCHPSLFIENYEGDSGKLEHLMETVRNAQESSKRMLIFSQFTSMHEIIKDELEKEQIGYFYLHGQTPSQERVEMSERFNNGENDVFLISLKAGGTGLNLTGADTVILYDLWWNPAVEDQATGRAHRFGQKNVVQVIRLITEGTIEEKIYELQQKKRELIDQVIQPGDAMFNSLNEDDVRDLLNI; encoded by the coding sequence TTGAAAACAATTCGTGATATTAATGTGGAAAGCTTATTTCCATCCGCCATATATAAACGAGGTTTGAAATATTACAAGCTAGGCCGTGTCAGTGATCCATTATTTGATAGGAATCATCAAGAATGGTCAGCGATCGTAGAAGGCACGGAGAAATATGCCGTTGAAATTCACGCGAAAAATTTTGCTAACGGCTCAATAGGTACGTATTGTAATTGTCCCGCATTTGATACGTATGGTACGTGTAAGCATATCGCTGCGGTATTAATTAAAATTGTTAATCAAAAGAATGATCCTGCAGATCAATTTTCAGCCTATAACTATCGTTTAACGCAAAACTTTATGGCTGCATTAAATAGTCTTCCGCCAACAGAGCAAATGAAAGCACCCGCACCGAGTCAAGTTGAACTCAAAGTGGAGTATATTTGCAAATTAGATAATCAGGATCAATTGCAATTAGAATTGAAAATTGGTGAAAAACGCTGTTATATCATAAAAGATGCTGCTTCCATGCTGGAACATATCATGGAAAAAAGGGAATACTCGTTAACAAAGCGTTTTTCTTATGTTCCGGAACTGCATTGTTTTGCCCAAGCAGATATGGATATTCTTGTTCAGTTACATGCTATTTTGCAGAATGAGCGTATTTACCGTACGGATGATCGTTTTTTCTATAAAGATAGCAAACGTTATATCATTATACCTCCACTGCAGGCGAAAACGTTGCTGGAGAAGCTCGTATCACGATCTTTCTTTGTAGAGACGATGAAGGAAACGTACTCCATTGTAACTGTGGAAAAAGAGGTCATGCCGTTTGACTTTTCTTTGTCAGCGCATAATCGAGATGAATTATTATTGAAAATGGAACCACTACATGATGTATTCTTTCTTCCTTACTATGATCTTTTGTTTGCCGATGGCGTGTTTTATATTCCTAGCGAATATCAAGCCCCCATTATGAATCAGCTTCGGCGCTTTCAAAATCATCATTGGCGGTTACCTGTTGCCAAAAATCAAGCGGACGAATTTGTGTCTACGGTTATTCCATCGTTGCAGAAGGTAGGTAACGTTTCTATAGCGGAGAATGTTGCTAAAGACATTGTGCAATATCCACTTGAAGCAAAGCTCTATTTAGAAGTGAAGGAAGCTTTTATAGTCGGGAAATTGGAATACCATTATGGGTCTGAACAAATAGATCCCTTTGGCAAGCGTGAAGCGAATGAAGTTATTATCATTCGTGATGTGGAAAAAGAACAACAAATTATGCAACTCATTGAATATGCAGATTTTCATTATAACGGAAAAGAACTTTATATTCCTATAGATGATGAAGAAGCGATGTATGATTTCATTTATTATACAATTCCAAAGCTGGATGAGTATGTAGAATTGTTTTTAACATCGGATATTCGTAACTTGATAGTAGAACAGGAGCCTACAGCCTATGCGAATGTAGAAGTAGATCATGCATCCAATTTATTAGATATTGGGTTTGATATTGAAGGTGTAGATGAGTCGGAAATTAAGCAAATTCTATCAGCTGTGGTCGAAAAGAAACGGTATTACCGTCTAGATAGTGGGGCATTGGTATCTTTGGAGAATGATACATTTTTATCTGTGCAACAGTTTTTTGATGATATGAATATCGATAAAGCTGCTATCACAGATGGAAATATGCAAGTACCCGTCTATCGTGGCGTACAAATTGATGAGCTTTTACAAACCGATAAAAATTATGATCGCTCATTCCGCAAGCTCTTGCATCATTTAAAATCACCGGAAGAGCAAGTGTATCCACTTCCCGATAAGCTTCAAGCAGAGCTGAGAAATTATCAAGAGGCTGGTTACCAATGGTTTAAGTCGTTAAGTGAATATCATCTAGGGGGAATCTTAGCAGATGATATGGGACTGGGAAAGACGCTACAAAGTATTGCGTACATTGCATCAGAACCAAGCACACAGCCGCATTTAATTATTGCTCCATCTTCTGTCGTATATAACTGGAAAAATGAATTTGCTAAATTTGCTCCAGGTTTGCAGGTGGCTATTTTAACAGGTACACCACAAGAACGGAAACAGAAGTTTGCTGATTCAAAGCAGATGGACGTTTGGATTACGTCTTATGCTACAGCTCGGCAGGATGTAGAGCTGTACAAAGAAATCCGTTTTCAAACACTTATTCTTGATGAAGCACAATATATTAAAAACTACGCAACGAAAACATCAAAGGCAATTCGCAGCCTGCAAGCGGGCCGTCGTTTTGCGTTAAGTGGTACACCAATTGAAAATTCCATTGATGAATTATGGGCTATATTTCAAGTGATTCTACCGGGATTAATGCCAAATCATAAAACGTTTAAACAACTCCCTTATGAGAAAATCGCGCTAATGACAAGGCCGTTTATTTTACGACGGTTGAAGGGTGATGTTCTACATGAACTCCCGGAAAAAATTGAAACAGTGCATAGCTCGGAATTAACAAAGCAGCAAAAGGATTTATATATTGGCTACCATCGTCAGTTGCAACAAGAAGCGGCGCAATCCATGAGTGAAAATGGCTTTCAAAAAAGTCGGATGAAAATTTTAGCTGGCCTTACGCGCTTACGACAGATATGCTGTCATCCATCGTTGTTTATTGAGAACTATGAAGGAGACTCAGGCAAGCTGGAGCATTTAATGGAAACGGTCCGAAATGCGCAGGAAAGCAGCAAACGGATGTTGATCTTCTCTCAGTTTACATCCATGCATGAGATTATTAAGGATGAGTTAGAGAAAGAGCAAATTGGCTATTTTTATTTACATGGACAAACACCGTCACAGGAAAGAGTAGAAATGAGTGAACGGTTTAATAATGGGGAAAATGATGTGTTTTTAATTTCCTTAAAAGCTGGAGGTACTGGTTTGAATTTAACCGGGGCAGATACGGTTATTTTGTATGATTTATGGTGGAATCCGGCAGTAGAGGATCAGGCTACTGGTCGGGCGCATCGTTTTGGTCAAAAAAATGTCGTGCAAGTTATTCGTTTAATTACGGAAGGAACCATTGAAGAGAAAATATATGAGTTACAGCAGAAAAAACGCGAATTAATTGATCAAGTCATTCAACCAGGTGATGCCATGTTCAATAGCTTAAATGAAGATGACGTTCGTGATCTTTTAAATATATAA
- a CDS encoding IS4 family transposase translates to MDNHTIKMVFKEYIHPLDTKVIQKMIDIEGVDKYVKKLDTIAYIRLFIYAQLKKSENLAVISQSVSRKKTVQRLVGIDSISKSQLSRKNRQIPHEIPEAILRHLIQKVQYTLGPVKAGKALLQLHLIDSSTISMCLSGYEWADFRETKAGIKMHTSIRLCNDTLSLDKMILTPARPADETQLDELIVYQLDVLHVFDRGYFNFAKFDAYSEKGIKFATRIKANTVVHVVEELLVDPSSPITRHAMVTIGNMKHPLQLIETTDSNGKPIRIVCNDAKRSAQEISDIYRNRWKIELFFKWIKQHLVITTLYGKSENAVYNQVYLAMITFCLIILMKNKIGFKGTLLEMLRWIKDGYDQSMATFILKVRKEPERESSGRRRWDNERIFAETLAQYETGDVLHLDDLTYDPFV, encoded by the coding sequence ATGGACAATCATACCATAAAAATGGTATTCAAGGAATACATTCATCCATTAGATACAAAAGTTATTCAAAAAATGATTGATATAGAAGGGGTAGACAAGTATGTGAAAAAGCTAGATACCATTGCCTATATTCGCTTATTTATTTACGCACAACTTAAAAAATCAGAAAATCTTGCAGTAATCAGTCAGTCTGTTTCACGCAAAAAAACGGTGCAGCGATTAGTAGGTATAGACAGTATCAGTAAGTCACAACTCTCGCGTAAGAATAGACAAATCCCACATGAAATACCAGAAGCTATTCTTCGTCATCTCATTCAAAAGGTACAGTATACACTAGGACCTGTGAAAGCAGGAAAGGCATTGCTTCAGCTGCATTTGATTGATTCATCGACTATTTCCATGTGTCTTAGTGGCTATGAATGGGCTGATTTTCGAGAAACAAAAGCCGGGATTAAAATGCACACTTCAATTAGGTTGTGCAATGATACGCTCTCGCTAGATAAGATGATTCTAACGCCAGCCCGACCAGCGGATGAGACACAGCTGGATGAATTAATTGTTTATCAGTTAGATGTGCTTCATGTATTCGATCGCGGGTACTTCAACTTTGCGAAGTTCGATGCCTATTCGGAAAAAGGAATAAAATTTGCAACGCGTATCAAAGCCAATACAGTGGTACACGTCGTGGAAGAGTTACTCGTGGATCCATCTTCTCCCATCACACGCCATGCCATGGTGACAATCGGAAACATGAAACATCCATTACAATTGATAGAGACAACAGATAGTAATGGCAAGCCTATTCGGATTGTGTGTAACGACGCCAAGCGCAGTGCGCAAGAAATCAGCGATATCTACCGAAACCGCTGGAAAATAGAGTTGTTTTTCAAATGGATCAAGCAACACTTGGTCATTACAACATTATATGGTAAGAGTGAAAATGCCGTTTATAATCAAGTCTATCTTGCAATGATTACCTTTTGCCTGATCATCCTAATGAAAAATAAAATAGGTTTCAAAGGAACCTTGCTGGAAATGTTGCGTTGGATAAAGGATGGTTACGATCAATCCATGGCAACCTTTATTTTGAAAGTACGTAAAGAACCAGAGCGAGAGTCCAGTGGACGACGAAGGTGGGACAATGAGCGAATTTTTGCAGAGACCCTAGCACAATATGAGACAGGAGACGTGTTACACTTAGATGATTTAACATACGATCCATTCGTTTAA
- a CDS encoding NAD(P)H-dependent flavin oxidoreductase: MNRFLEKTKVKLPIIQAGMAGGITTPELVATVANEGALGTIGAGYMNPEALKKSIQQVKQLTKQPFAVNLFATNLQATSNDLEPMQSALNVFRNRLGIESGSSQVQVDDYLEENMEVLLEEKIPIISTAFGMLSDEHIMKLKTNPVTLLGMATNVEEAKQLEEAGYDIIVAQGSEAGGHRGTFQIADYPEGCNIGLVALLSSIKQQIKLPVVATGGIASKEQVQGLFKMGAEAVQIGTRFLLAKEAGTAPSYKAALLSANGEDTMITTFFSGRPARGVANTFTRELEKKQMKALPFPIQNACTKDIRKAAKEQNNAAYQSLWAGQGVGQLNQEETVKDILVSLH; this comes from the coding sequence ATGAACCGTTTTTTAGAAAAGACGAAAGTGAAGCTACCGATAATACAAGCAGGGATGGCTGGCGGAATTACCACCCCTGAGCTTGTTGCAACCGTGGCTAACGAAGGGGCACTGGGGACGATAGGGGCAGGCTATATGAATCCAGAAGCATTGAAAAAGTCCATTCAGCAAGTAAAACAATTAACGAAGCAACCGTTTGCTGTCAATTTATTTGCAACGAATTTACAAGCTACATCAAATGACTTAGAGCCAATGCAATCAGCGTTAAATGTGTTTCGAAATCGTTTAGGAATAGAATCTGGAAGCAGTCAAGTTCAAGTAGATGATTACTTAGAGGAAAATATGGAGGTTTTGCTTGAAGAAAAAATTCCCATTATAAGTACTGCTTTTGGTATGCTTTCAGACGAGCATATTATGAAATTGAAAACGAATCCAGTTACGTTATTGGGAATGGCAACGAATGTGGAAGAAGCAAAACAGTTAGAGGAGGCTGGATACGATATTATCGTTGCCCAAGGAAGTGAAGCTGGCGGACATCGAGGCACATTTCAAATTGCCGACTATCCAGAGGGGTGTAATATTGGCTTAGTCGCTTTGCTAAGCTCTATAAAACAACAAATAAAACTCCCGGTTGTTGCTACAGGTGGAATTGCCAGTAAAGAACAAGTACAAGGACTATTCAAAATGGGAGCGGAAGCAGTGCAAATTGGCACACGTTTTCTCCTAGCTAAAGAAGCCGGGACAGCACCTTCTTATAAAGCAGCCCTTCTTTCTGCAAATGGAGAGGACACGATGATTACTACCTTTTTCTCTGGTAGACCAGCAAGGGGAGTTGCCAACACATTTACTAGAGAGTTAGAGAAAAAACAAATGAAAGCATTGCCGTTTCCGATTCAAAATGCGTGTACAAAGGATATACGAAAAGCGGCTAAAGAACAAAATAATGCCGCTTATCAGTCATTATGGGCTGGGCAAGGCGTTGGTCAATTGAACCAAGAAGAAACCGTGAAAGATATTTTGGTTTCTTTGCACTAA
- a CDS encoding TAXI family TRAP transporter solute-binding subunit has product MKRTKWILLTVTLFIFALLLTACGGESDKDNANEGDNEDGEKPEFLSLLTGGTSGTYYPLGGEMATIIKAETGIQTDAQSSNASADNVAALRDGDAQLGFVQTDVISNAVEGINSFEGEPVDNVQAIGSLYPETIQIVTTKDSGITSVEDLAGKAVSVGAPGSGTFVNAEQILEVHGMSMDDIEEQNLDFGESTGGIQDGNIDAAFITAGTPTGAVDGLKAQVDVNIVPIAEDKIDALVGDYPYYASDTIKAGTYGLEEDVQTVAVLAMLAVTDSLSEDVVYDITKAIYENTDKIAHDKSEFITKESALDGIGIDLHPGAQKYFDEEGISASE; this is encoded by the coding sequence GTGAAACGTACAAAGTGGATTTTGTTAACGGTTACCTTATTTATCTTTGCATTATTACTAACTGCATGTGGAGGGGAAAGCGACAAAGATAATGCAAATGAAGGGGATAACGAAGATGGGGAAAAGCCAGAATTTTTAAGCTTACTTACAGGAGGAACAAGTGGCACATATTATCCTTTAGGTGGAGAGATGGCAACAATTATAAAGGCCGAGACGGGAATTCAAACAGATGCTCAATCGTCTAATGCTTCTGCTGATAATGTAGCTGCTTTAAGAGATGGCGATGCCCAACTAGGATTTGTCCAAACAGATGTGATTTCGAATGCTGTTGAAGGAATCAATTCATTTGAAGGAGAGCCTGTTGATAATGTGCAAGCAATCGGTTCTCTTTATCCAGAAACCATTCAAATTGTAACGACGAAAGATTCAGGTATTACTTCTGTCGAGGACTTAGCTGGGAAAGCAGTATCTGTTGGTGCGCCTGGATCTGGAACATTTGTAAATGCCGAGCAGATTTTAGAAGTTCATGGTATGTCAATGGATGATATTGAAGAACAAAATCTTGATTTTGGAGAGTCTACAGGTGGAATTCAAGACGGAAACATTGATGCAGCATTTATAACAGCGGGAACGCCGACTGGGGCTGTTGATGGATTAAAAGCTCAAGTAGATGTGAACATCGTTCCGATAGCTGAAGATAAAATAGATGCCTTAGTAGGAGACTATCCATATTATGCAAGTGATACGATCAAAGCTGGAACATACGGCTTAGAAGAAGATGTCCAGACAGTAGCCGTTTTAGCAATGCTTGCTGTAACAGATAGTCTTTCTGAAGATGTGGTTTACGATATTACAAAAGCAATTTATGAAAACACGGACAAAATTGCTCATGATAAGAGTGAGTTTATAACCAAAGAATCCGCTCTTGATGGTATTGGAATTGATTTACATCCAGGAGCTCAAAAATATTTTGACGAAGAAGGAATATCTGCTTCTGAATAG
- a CDS encoding DUF1850 domain-containing protein: protein MSALNRKQWCFITIIILSLSCLIAFFAPFKTALIFYKENTEQIAMFLPLDEGDAFQHIFTHSIHLTDVVEKYEVTHKNTIQQTEIIYEEFAIGMPANAQEGEAFTYEDGKYHIKNINQTFDQIKLRNGKVVSENRLVWGNNAQYQVYLNDYVQPGAWFTLQIDDVTLWQYLKGVRVHE, encoded by the coding sequence ATGAGTGCTTTAAACCGAAAACAATGGTGTTTTATAACCATTATAATTCTTAGTTTGTCCTGCTTAATTGCCTTTTTTGCCCCTTTTAAAACGGCACTTATTTTTTATAAAGAAAATACAGAGCAAATAGCCATGTTTCTTCCTTTGGATGAGGGAGATGCTTTTCAACATATTTTTACGCATTCTATTCATTTAACGGATGTCGTAGAAAAATATGAAGTTACACATAAGAACACCATACAGCAAACGGAAATAATCTATGAAGAATTCGCTATTGGTATGCCAGCTAATGCGCAGGAAGGGGAAGCATTTACGTATGAAGATGGCAAATATCATATAAAAAACATAAATCAAACGTTTGATCAAATTAAACTTCGGAATGGAAAGGTTGTTTCTGAAAATAGACTCGTTTGGGGAAACAACGCACAATATCAAGTTTATTTAAATGATTATGTGCAACCAGGAGCGTGGTTTACGTTACAAATTGACGACGTAACGCTGTGGCAATACTTGAAAGGAGTGAGAGTACATGAGTGA